CCACAAGTGTAAGACTGATTATAGTGATGATTCAATTATGAATGTCTGCCATTCATAGGACATGTTCTCTGAGAACATCCTCTGTTTCACCCACATCAAAGAAACATATGTGACACCATCTTTCTGGGTATTCCTGTTGTGAAAATTGGACAAAAGTGTCAGCtacatgactaaatgtaaaataaatgtgttctATGAATGGGTTAACATTGACATTTTTTCTTTAAGGAAGTCAGTTTTCAACTAGACGAAGAAATGATTCAGATTGAAGAAATGAGGTTTGATCCGGACACTGTGTACACTGTGATGGTGAAGAGTAAGATAGATGACAGACGGACCTACAGTGGAACGTGGAGCGACTGGAGCAGTGCTGTGAAATGGAAAACAGCATACAGAGGTGAATACTGCGCTATATACTGCTTTATATGTACACTCACATTTCTAATATATCTGTTAACGTAAAATCTCAATCGATCAATGTTTGCTCTGTTGATTGTACAAGATGAGCCCAGTCAAGACATCACGATTGTCATTGGAATGTTTGCAGTGGCTGGACTTTTAATTCTGCTTATGTCCTTTCTTGCTGCCAGGTAATTGTTTATCATATTCTGCTATTGCAGAAAAGTTTTTATTGCGCAATTGTGAAAAATAAGATATAATGAGGAACTCAGGTGTCACAGAGAAGATAGATGTGAATATTGTGTGATATTTATGCATTGCAGATTTAAGATGAAAGATATTTCATGGGTGCCGACACCAGAAACGTACTTCCAGCCACTTTATCAAAAGTACCATGGCAATTTTCAGGTAATATTTCACACTTCAAATAGACCAGGGTTTCATAACCAGGGGTTTAACCCCTTTGGGGTTTCATGAAATGACTCAAAGGGGCTTGTGAGAGAGTGGGTACTTTATGTTGCAGGCTGACATGATACTTCAGAGATTATTCTAATGTTGCTCAGGTTTTATCAACTGGTGCTCAGTTATTAATGGTtgctattattatcaatgttaaaaaaaactatttgatatttttatggagCATTGTAAGATTTaccccaggattctttgatcctttgttgaatttttttttttttttttaacattttaaatgtgtttacttccattttttctcaatttaattaatccttgctcaaagtattaatttatataaaaaaaacagcttacAAAACTCACTTACAACTAtaaagcaaaactgttttcaacattgagaataatccgaaatgtttcttgagcagcaaatcggtatattagaatgattttcatgtgacactgaagacttgagtcataatgctgaaaattctgctttgatatcacaatgaataaattacattttagtcttaTAGAAAACTTAATGtagtttaaattgtattattatatagatatatcCATAGATTCAGATCATACTAATGTTTGTCCTGCTTTTTTTCCCAAGTGTTGGGTTTTGGCAAAAACTCCTTTAGAAGATTTTCAAGTTACGGAAGACTTTTCAAAAATCGACAAGATTTCCGAGGTCTTTACCACACTACAGGATCAGGTCGAGTCAACGGGCATGTATcccacagcacaatgccacacaCCCTATGTGGGCCCCACAGCTGAGGTCTGGGCCCCGTGCCAAATGCCTGATACGCGCAGTGAGACAAGCATCCCGTGTGAGGAATTTCCTTTGTTCTGCGAAGAGTTGCCTGATAAAGTGGAAAACCTGTTCCAGTCTCTGAACTTGTGTCTGAGTGGGGATGTTCTGTCTCTGAAGGACTCCACTCTTAGTCTTGAGTGTCTTAACAGCTGCGAGACTTCTGAAGCAGCGGTTATCATTAACCCAGTGCCTGCGTGTTTCAAACAAGACTACTGCACTCTTACCAACACTCCCACAGGCCCCGTTCCCACCTTCACCAGAGATGAACACCGCCAATGATTAAATACAGGAAGATATTACACCACGGATTTCTGTAGATATGTAGACATTTTAAAttgatacactcttaaaaataaaggtgcttaaaactttcttcacagcaatgccatagaagaaccattcagAGAACCTTCTTTCGCTacaaagaactttttttttttgaaacataaAATTTCTTCTGATGTTAAAGGTTCTAAATTAGACCAAAAGGTTATtttatggcatcgtgaagcaccttttttaagagtgtattaaataaatttaatgctgATCGTTTATTAACTTTTGAAGTATGACTGTATGTAATTTATGTTCTAGAACTAAATGCACAGGCCTtttcaaataacataaacaaGACATTCTCACACTGTACCTAAATGAAAACAAGTTGTTCATTGGTGAATTAGCTGTTATACTCCCTCTACTACTTCAGTTGAGGTTTGAGTTTTTGTGTGACCTACTTATATGATTTTgtgtctttcattttctttcattcCTCAAGCAATATTGGCATTGAATGTATTGTGTTTCCATTTGGGGTATTTTTACTGAgaagaaaataatatgtttttcatGTGGTTAAGACTGTTAAAGGCAATCCTGAACTGAGTGCAATTTCACCAAGAAGAATAGAAAGATTTTAgcagtttaaataaatttaagtaaACTTTACCAGGGTAAATAACcatttagttaaataaatactaaatgtatGAAATGAAAACTATAAATATACACCTCTTCATATAAAATTTGTTATTACTGTTCTGTTATTACCTAACCATGCAGTCTGCATTTACAGGCATTTAGAAATTGGGTCATTCCGAAAAACCTCAGTGAATTTAGGTGTGGTGCTGTGATAGGATGCCACATTTGCAATAAGTCAGTTTGTGAAATGTCATTCCTGCTAGATATTCCAGTGTCAACATCTACGTACCCTTACTTCTAGTGAAGGGACAGCATGACATGCAggttttttctatatttaattgcTATAATTGTGTTACTGGTGCATCTACCAACCCAGAAAACGAAATAATAACAACCCCCCTCCCCCCCTTTTTTTAAGCTTTTCTCTCTaggcttgtaaaaaaaaaaacactaaccaCTCAGATTTCTCTTTTCTGTGACATAGAAAGAGGATCTTATTATAATACCACCACTATGGAGTCAATTTAACGCcgcatatatacacaaaaaaaattacattttgcaaacgaaaattaaagtattgaggaaaataaatttgctttttgcaaacaaaaattaagaattgcataAATGAAACAGcgtgaaagcaatgattttgcaatacatatttaccatggtcatatctattaatttatttgcaacgctgcttttattttgcgtctcagtctagtttgagcttgtgaTACCATGTTCCcttttgcgcttcacttttctgcacgtctctctttgtggcattgttttgacgtgggggcggagtcaagggacgggggcgtgtacaacatgcctccctggaagtgacatCATCGGCCCGAGAACCAGCTCACTGATTCAGGTTCTGTCAAGATGAGCGAGACTTTCGAGTGcatcttttctttttattcaatagcattaaaacattcatgttttcatttcatttactttattaacaaatgtatgtgtattagcagcgtttgctcgCGTTAaaaaagttgttaacatgaacatctgctgtttatttctctcgatgtgcacacttttatagcattaacatGTGTATTGTCTCATTTGGTTAactgcaaatgtttgtttaaaatctcttaacttgTGGGAGGACGCCAGCGCACAGAAGCATTCTTTGAAcacataaaatttaattttttttgcatatatatacgGCGTTAAATTGACTCCATACACCACCCCTTAATCTGCAAGTTTCCATCCACAGCAACAACATTGTGTTTTCACAAGTGACAACAGTGTGCCCAGTTCTAGCGACATGCCATAAGTAAGAGTAAAGCATGCTCTGTGTTTGGCTGCACAGACGAGTACAGAACACTATTTAGAGACCCATCCTCAGAGGATACAAGAGAGCaatggatttattgatttatttacctTATATtttgctgctgccacacagatctaatTTAAACATGCAATTTTTTCCCAACTGTTACAGACATAACCAACTGTTTTTGTATGTcatgtttgtttttaacataaacttgCAATAAGACGTgaaagagaacttagtttagtTCTCACATGCCATGTCACAGCTGCTTTTCACAGAAGCTTCAGATATGTGTGCAAAGAAAACCCTATGTCAGAagtttaaactgatttaaaatgcatgatttcagTGTGATAGAtatgataatcaaaacaaaacaaatgtttttagcaGATTATATGATGTATAAGCTATAAAGAGTGcattgaccctctgatctggatacagactttatctggtggctacggtgagcctggaataagagagaaacagacttatattagcgtagatgcagtggtgtaatgtaaccaagtaaaaatacttcattacagtacttaagtatttttgggagtatctgtactttacttgagttaaTATATCTTagccaacttttacttttactccactacatttcctaattacaatttatacttttactccgatacatttccccaaagcatattcgttacttactacaaaaCAGTCAGAAGAACACggactgcaggaaagcaggtttgtgacgaatcagtggtctggcgttTGCAAGGTCTACTCATAAAAACA
The nucleotide sequence above comes from Carassius gibelio isolate Cgi1373 ecotype wild population from Czech Republic chromosome B3, carGib1.2-hapl.c, whole genome shotgun sequence. Encoded proteins:
- the LOC127953255 gene encoding uncharacterized protein LOC127953255, with the translated sequence MIQIEEMRFDPDTVYTVMVKSKIDDRRTYSGTWSDWSSAVKWKTAYRDEPSQDITIVIGMFAVAGLLILLMSFLAARFKMKDISWVPTPETYFQPLYQKYHGNFQCWVLAKTPLEDFQVTEDFSKIDKISEVFTTLQDQVESTGMYPTAQCHTPYVGPTAEVWAPCQMPDTRSETSIPCEEFPLFCEELPDKVENLFQSLNLCLSGDVLSLKDSTLSLECLNSCETSEAAVIINPVPACFKQDYCTLTNTPTGPVPTFTRDEHRQ